The following are from one region of the Ischnura elegans chromosome 12, ioIscEleg1.1, whole genome shotgun sequence genome:
- the LOC124168767 gene encoding alkaline ceramidase encodes MWHNLEPGSSPIDWCEGNYSITPLIAEFVNTFSNFLFFLLPPVLIHLFKEYARFVNPAIHIIWILLIVVGISSAYFHATLSLIGQLLDEVAILWVFMAAFSLFFPRRFFPYFFQNDRKLFSMAAIVLAIFATGLGCLHPAANAFALMSLGFPAFLLLIHEMRRCRCERVFRLGIRCAAIWMLAVTCWVTDRLFCDAWSSINFPYLHGLWHIFIFIASYTACVLFAYFSVKDERPEQTPILRYWPRDDFELGIPYVSIRCYYKTVSNNEI; translated from the exons ATGTGGCATAATTTAGAGCCAGGAAGTTCACCAATAGATTGGTGTGAAGGAAATTACAGTATTACTCCACTAATTGCCGAGTTTGTTAACACT TTCAGCAATTTCTTATTCTTCCTGCTGCCTCCGGTGCTCatacatttatttaaagaatacgcCCGGTTTGTTAACCCTGCAATCCACATAATATGGATACTTTTAATTGTTGTGGGGATCAGCTCTGCTTATTTCCATGCCACACTAAGCCTTATCGGTCAGCTTTTGGACGAAGTTGCAATCCTTTGGGTATTTATGGCAgccttttcattgttttttccacGAAggttttttccatactttttccAGAACGACAG GAAGTTGTTTAGCATGGCAGCTATAGTACTTGCTATATTCGCTACTGGGCTTGGATGTTTGCACCCTGCCGCTAATGCATTTGCACTGATGAGCCTAGGGTTCCCTGCATTTTTACTCTTGATCCATGAAATGAGGAG GTGCCGCTGTGAACGAGTTTTCCGTCTAGGAATTCGCTGTGCAGCTATATGGATGCTGGCTGTAACATGTTGGGTCACTGATAGACTCTTCTGTGATGCATGGTCATCCATTAATTTTCCTTACCTTCATGGTTTATggcatattttcatattcatagcGTCTTACACAGCCTGCGTTCTATTTGCTTACTTCTCTGTGAAGGATGAAAGGCCGGAGCAAACTCCAATCCTAAGATATTGGCCAAGAGATGATTTCGAGTTGGGAATTCCCTATGTTTCCATTCGATGCTACTACAAAACTGTTAGTAACAATGAAATATAG